One Phaseolus vulgaris cultivar G19833 chromosome 4, P. vulgaris v2.0, whole genome shotgun sequence DNA window includes the following coding sequences:
- the LOC137838177 gene encoding protein DETOXIFICATION 51-like: MINLPNFISNMWESNSEYNDAEKQTEGFSTRSTMWDFIREAKSLWEVAFPTALTALIFYARSMVSMLFLGHLGDTELAAGSLAIAFANITGYSVLSGLSLGMEPLCSQAFGAKRPKLLSLTLQRCVVFLISCSIPISLLWLNMSKIFLVLRQDMNITKMAQNYLVFLLPDLVTNSFLHPIRVYLRAQNVTHPVTLASLAGTVLHVGFNFVLVKHGVAGVAAASAASSFSILGLLLLYVWISGVHLATWSAPSRECFGGWEPLLRLAAPSCVSVCLEWWWYEIMILLCGLLVDPTASVAAIGILIQTTSLIYVFPSSLGLAVSTRVGNELGANRAPRARMSAVVAVFFAAVMGFSAVVFASAMRRQWGRMFTLDEGILRLTAAALPILGLCELGNCPQTVGCGVVRGTARPNVAANVNLGAFYLVGMPVAVGLAFWLEVGFCGLWLGLLSAQVCCAGLMLYTIGTTDWEYQACRAQLLTAFDESSNGSDGQKEPLIGVVDT, translated from the coding sequence ATGATCAATCTTCCCAACTTCATTTCCAACATGTGGGAATCCAACTCAGAGTACAATGATGCGGAGAAGCAGACAGAAGGGTTTAGCACACGTTCCACAATGTGGGACTTCATCAGAGAAGCCAAATCCCTGTGGGAGGTGGCATTTCCGACGGCGCTGACGGCGCTCATTTTCTACGCGCGTTCGATGGTCTCTATGTTGTTCCTCGGACACCTAGGAGACACCGAACTGGCGGCGGGTTCTTTGGCCATAGCCTTCGCCAACATCACCGGTTACTCTGTTCTCTCGGGATTGTCTCTGGGGATGGAACCCCTGTGCTCCCAAGCCTTCGGAGCAAAACGGCCAAAGCTTCTCTCTCTCACGCTCCAACGCTGCGTCGTCTTCTTAATCTCTTGCTCAATCCCCATTTCACTCTTGTGGCTCAACATGTCAAAAATCTTCCTCGTACTTCGACAAGACATGAACATCACGAAAATGGCGCAGAATTACCTTGTGTTTCTCCTCCCCGACCTCGTCACCAACTCCTTCCTCCACCCAATCAGAGTCTACCTTCGCGCGCAGAACGTCACCCACCCGGTCACATTAGCTTCCCTCGCCGGAACGGTGCTGCACGTGGGCTTCAACTTCGTTCTCGTGAAACACGGCGTGGCCGGAGTCGCCGCCGCCTCCGCCGCCTCCAGCTTTTCGATTCTGGGACTGTTGCTCCTCTATGTGTGGATAAGTGGGGTCCACCTGGCCACGTGGAGCGCGCCGAGCCGAGAGTGCTTCGGCGGCTGGGAGCCGTTGCTTCGGCTGGCTGCGCCGAGCTGCGTGTCCGTTTGTTTGGAGTGGTGGTGGTATGAGATCATGATCTTGTTATGCGGACTCCTTGTGGACCCCACTGCCAGCGTGGCGGCTATTGGGATTTTAATCCAAACGACGTCGTTGATCTACGTCTTTCCTTCGTCTCTGGGACTCGCCGTGTCAACGCGCGTGGGGAACGAGCTCGGAGCGAACAGAGCTCCGCGGGCCAGGATGTCGGCGGTGGTGGCGGTGTTTTTCGCCGCCGTGATGGGTTTTTCGGCGGTGGTGTTCGCCTCCGCGATGCGGCGGCAGTGGGGGAGGATGTTCACTTTGGACGAGGGGATTCTGCGGCTGACGGCGGCGGCGCTACCGATTTTGGGACTGTGCGAACTCGGAAACTGTCCGCAGACAGTGGGGTGCGGCGTGGTGCGCGGGACGGCGCGGCCGAACGTGGCGGCGAACGTGAACCTCGGCGCTTTTTATCTGGTGGGGATGCCCGTGGCCGTTGGGCTTGCGTTTTGGCTGGAGGTTGGGTTCTGTGGGCTCTGGCTGGGCCTATTGTCGGCCCAGGTTTGTTGTGCGGGCCTGATGTTGTATACGATTGGGACCACTGATTGGGAGTACCAGGCCTGCCGGGCCCAGTTGTTGACTGCCTTTGATGAGTCCTCGAACGGATCGGACGGTCAGAAAGAACCGTTGATTGGTGTGGTGGACACTTGA